One region of Streptomyces subrutilus genomic DNA includes:
- a CDS encoding carbon-nitrogen hydrolase family protein has product MKIAAAQLTCTAADVRGNAAQAAALAVQAREQGAALVVFPELALTGYEPDALAADPRLWTPAGDPRLDPLRSAGIATAVNVAVPAGDGRPAIATLVHDADGAHVTTYLKQHLYRHEQDVFSPGDRDGRFELGGIRFSLGICYDNHFPELSGRAGADGCRVHLASSLYGTGGGVHERAGIYPGIAQRHGLYVVLANHVGPAGPWTGCGGAAVWAPGGGLLAEADDRTPSVVTAWIGATT; this is encoded by the coding sequence GTGAAGATCGCCGCAGCGCAGCTGACCTGCACGGCCGCCGACGTCCGCGGCAACGCCGCACAAGCCGCCGCCCTCGCCGTCCAGGCCCGGGAACAGGGCGCCGCGCTCGTGGTGTTCCCCGAACTCGCGCTCACCGGCTACGAACCGGACGCGCTGGCCGCCGATCCCCGGCTGTGGACGCCCGCCGGCGATCCCCGGCTGGACCCGCTGCGCTCCGCCGGCATCGCGACCGCCGTCAACGTGGCCGTGCCGGCCGGGGACGGGCGACCCGCCATCGCGACGCTGGTCCACGACGCGGACGGCGCGCACGTGACCACGTATCTGAAGCAGCACCTCTACCGGCACGAGCAGGACGTCTTCAGCCCCGGGGACCGCGACGGGCGGTTCGAGCTGGGCGGGATCCGCTTCTCGCTCGGCATCTGCTACGACAACCACTTCCCCGAGCTGTCCGGCCGGGCCGGAGCCGACGGCTGCCGGGTCCACCTCGCCTCGTCCCTGTACGGGACGGGCGGGGGCGTCCACGAGCGGGCGGGCATCTACCCCGGGATCGCACAGCGGCACGGCCTGTACGTCGTCCTCGCCAACCACGTCGGCCCGGCGGGCCCGTGGACCGGGTGCGGCGGTGCGGCCGTGTGGGCGCCGGGGGGCGGACTGCTGGCCGAGGCGGACGACCGGACGCCGTCGGTGGTGACCGCCTGGATCGGGGCCACCACCTGA
- a CDS encoding DUF2142 domain-containing protein, with amino-acid sequence MIPALTRLADWSARTPKRLWLVSFALFFALAGSWSAASPLGGSPDEHAHFIRAAAVARGQIGGPQVMVPHTVAGIEGQFAETGVRLPEWYRNLPSVHECYSWKQSRPADCAPSLGNSEKIVQTTTAAGRYHPAYYLATGWPSLLVDGPKGLYLMRFVSALFCAALLASAVVTAAEWRRRSLAVLGVLAAATPMTLYMTGMVNPSGGEIAAGILVWTALLAIVLSPDPQLLNRRLARLGIGGLVLINIRPLGLIWFAGAVVFCLLLTQRRGVLRAVLRRKALWMWTGLLGLATAGALYWAAKHPDNSKINIPDTLTAGVAARRTMGNTDWYVRQMLGFFGWLDTPGPAFMYVVWMAVLATLAALALVYGRARDVLAVFGMLAAIVLLPVAAQASEAERIGMVWQGRYLLPFAVGLPLMAVLICATRAPERGFPWRRLVGYCVAGLALANAASFYWTLRRFTVGTGGSWLATHAHWAPPGGWVFWTGVYTAAAFAIVVAALMSDRKPAVALLPDLEPPRPEHHSRVPEPA; translated from the coding sequence ATGATCCCCGCACTGACGCGGTTGGCCGACTGGTCGGCCAGAACACCCAAGCGGCTCTGGCTCGTCTCGTTCGCGCTGTTCTTCGCGCTCGCGGGGTCCTGGTCCGCGGCCAGCCCCCTCGGCGGCTCCCCCGACGAGCACGCGCACTTCATCCGTGCCGCGGCCGTCGCCCGGGGCCAGATCGGCGGACCCCAGGTGATGGTCCCGCACACGGTGGCGGGCATCGAGGGGCAGTTCGCCGAAACGGGGGTGCGGCTTCCGGAGTGGTACCGGAACCTGCCCTCCGTCCACGAGTGCTACTCCTGGAAGCAGTCGCGGCCCGCGGACTGCGCGCCCTCGCTCGGGAACTCCGAGAAGATCGTGCAGACCACCACGGCCGCGGGGCGCTACCACCCGGCCTACTACCTGGCGACCGGGTGGCCGAGCCTGCTGGTCGACGGCCCCAAGGGCCTGTACCTGATGCGCTTCGTGTCGGCGCTCTTCTGCGCGGCGCTGCTGGCCAGCGCGGTGGTCACGGCCGCCGAATGGCGGCGGCGCTCGCTGGCGGTGCTCGGCGTGCTCGCGGCGGCCACGCCCATGACCCTCTACATGACCGGCATGGTCAACCCCAGCGGCGGTGAGATCGCCGCCGGGATCCTGGTGTGGACGGCCCTGCTCGCGATCGTGCTGTCCCCCGATCCGCAGCTGCTGAACCGCCGGCTCGCCCGGCTCGGCATCGGCGGACTGGTGCTGATCAACATCCGGCCGCTCGGCCTGATCTGGTTCGCCGGAGCCGTGGTCTTCTGCCTGCTGCTGACCCAGCGGCGCGGCGTGCTCCGCGCGGTGCTGCGCCGCAAGGCCCTGTGGATGTGGACGGGCCTGCTGGGCCTGGCCACGGCCGGGGCCCTGTACTGGGCGGCGAAGCACCCCGACAACTCGAAGATAAACATCCCCGACACGCTCACCGCGGGCGTGGCGGCCCGGCGCACCATGGGCAACACCGACTGGTACGTCCGGCAGATGCTCGGGTTCTTCGGCTGGCTGGACACCCCCGGCCCAGCCTTCATGTACGTGGTGTGGATGGCGGTGCTCGCCACGCTCGCCGCGCTGGCGCTGGTCTACGGCCGCGCGCGCGACGTGCTGGCGGTCTTCGGCATGCTGGCGGCCATCGTGCTGCTCCCGGTGGCCGCCCAGGCCTCGGAGGCGGAGCGGATCGGCATGGTCTGGCAGGGCCGCTACCTGCTGCCGTTCGCCGTCGGCCTGCCGCTGATGGCCGTGCTGATCTGCGCCACGCGCGCCCCCGAGCGGGGCTTCCCGTGGCGGCGGCTGGTCGGCTACTGCGTGGCCGGCCTGGCGCTGGCCAACGCGGCGTCGTTCTACTGGACGCTGCGCCGCTTCACGGTCGGCACCGGGGGTTCGTGGCTGGCGACCCACGCGCACTGGGCCCCGCCCGGCGGCTGGGTGTTCTGGACCGGCGTGTACACGGCGGCGGCCTTCGCCATCGTGGTGGCGGCCCTGATGTCGGACCGCAAGCCCGCCGTGGCGCTGCTCCCGGACCTGGAGCCGCCGCGGCCGGAGCACCACTCGCGGGTGCCCGAGCCCGCCTGA
- a CDS encoding winged helix-turn-helix transcriptional regulator — protein MAVARRPGADHCGIAAAMSVIDGKWKVSLLWELEQSPRRFGELRRLVPGVSEKVLAAQLRELETDGIVHREVYDEVPPRVEYSLTPLGQELNEALEALGQWGAKHLLPDSA, from the coding sequence ATGGCGGTGGCACGGAGGCCCGGTGCGGATCACTGCGGGATCGCCGCGGCGATGTCCGTGATCGACGGCAAGTGGAAGGTCTCGCTCCTGTGGGAGCTGGAGCAGAGCCCGCGCCGCTTCGGCGAACTGCGCCGGCTGGTCCCCGGCGTCTCCGAGAAGGTGCTCGCCGCGCAGCTGCGCGAGCTGGAGACGGACGGCATCGTGCACCGCGAGGTCTACGACGAGGTCCCCCCGCGGGTCGAGTACTCCTTGACCCCGCTGGGCCAGGAGCTGAACGAGGCCCTGGAAGCCTTGGGGCAATGGGGTGCGAAGCACCTTCTTCCGGATTCGGCCTAG
- a CDS encoding NAD(P)-dependent oxidoreductase, with product MTDTTPRTALTLLGLGDMGTALARTWLAAGHRLTVWNRTAAKAGPLAALGAAVAATPAEAVAANRLVVVCLLDDASVGSALDGIDLTGKDLVNLTTGTPAEGRARATWAKERGARFVDAGIMATPSMIGAPEAGGYVFYSGSRGLFDTHRAVLEVPAGARFTGEDPGHAALHDVALLSAMYGLFAGVSHAYALIEGEDISPKDLAPLLSEWLGAMGFFVGNAAERLSSRDFTTGVVSNLAMQVAATGTLVRTAQEQGVSAELISPYLELMARRLAADPAAHGVEDTAGAITLLRRPDRGRAGAQAQAGR from the coding sequence ATGACCGACACCACACCTCGCACCGCCCTCACCCTGCTCGGCCTCGGCGACATGGGAACCGCCCTGGCCCGTACCTGGCTCGCCGCCGGGCACCGCCTCACCGTCTGGAACCGCACCGCGGCCAAGGCCGGACCCCTGGCCGCCCTGGGCGCCGCCGTCGCCGCGACCCCCGCCGAGGCGGTGGCCGCCAACCGGCTCGTCGTGGTCTGCCTGCTGGACGACGCCAGCGTGGGCTCCGCCCTGGACGGCATCGACCTCACCGGCAAGGACCTCGTCAACCTCACCACCGGCACGCCGGCCGAGGGCCGTGCGCGGGCCACGTGGGCGAAGGAGCGCGGGGCGCGGTTCGTCGACGCCGGCATCATGGCCACCCCGTCGATGATCGGGGCCCCGGAGGCCGGCGGCTACGTCTTCTACAGCGGCTCGCGCGGACTCTTCGACACCCACCGGGCGGTCCTGGAGGTACCGGCCGGCGCCCGTTTCACCGGCGAGGACCCCGGCCACGCCGCGCTCCACGACGTGGCACTGCTCAGTGCGATGTACGGGCTGTTCGCGGGCGTCTCGCACGCCTACGCGCTGATCGAGGGCGAGGACATCTCCCCGAAGGACCTGGCCCCGCTGCTGTCCGAGTGGCTCGGCGCGATGGGCTTCTTCGTCGGCAACGCCGCCGAGCGGCTGAGCTCGCGGGACTTCACCACCGGGGTGGTGTCCAACCTGGCCATGCAGGTCGCCGCCACCGGCACCCTGGTGCGCACCGCGCAGGAGCAGGGGGTGAGCGCCGAGCTGATCTCCCCGTACCTGGAGCTGATGGCCCGCCGCCTGGCCGCGGACCCGGCCGCCCACGGTGTCGAGGACACCGCGGGGGCGATCACCCTGCTGAGGCGCCCTGACCGCGGGAGGGCGGGCGCTCAGGCGCAGGCGGGGCGGTGA
- a CDS encoding EI24 domain-containing protein: MRDLAGGFRYLLAGQRWVLGHGRWLGFGLLPGLVSLVLYAGALIGLGYGADDFAGWVTPFADGWSSPWLGLLRGFLTGLVFCLGLFLSVITFTAVTLLIGQPFYESLSEQVDRSEGGDVPESGLPLWRELWISARDSLKVLGRVLLYGILLFAAGFIPLVGQTVVPVLGFCVSGFFLTQELTSVALQRRKVDLPERLVLLRSRRMLVVGFGAPLVLAFLVPLVAVFLMPGAVAGATLMARDLTGADEAPQGPAGAGSGPGAGPGVTAGGFGPPPPAHS, translated from the coding sequence ATGCGTGATCTTGCGGGGGGATTCCGGTATCTGCTGGCCGGACAGCGATGGGTGCTGGGGCACGGCCGGTGGCTCGGCTTCGGACTGCTGCCCGGGCTGGTGTCGCTCGTCCTGTACGCCGGCGCGCTGATCGGGCTCGGCTACGGCGCCGACGACTTCGCCGGCTGGGTGACGCCCTTCGCCGACGGCTGGTCCTCGCCCTGGCTCGGGCTGCTGCGGGGCTTCCTGACCGGGCTGGTCTTCTGCCTCGGCCTCTTCCTCTCCGTCATCACCTTCACGGCCGTGACCCTGCTGATCGGGCAGCCCTTCTACGAGTCCCTCTCGGAGCAGGTCGACCGCAGCGAGGGCGGCGACGTCCCCGAGTCCGGGCTCCCGCTGTGGCGCGAGCTGTGGATCTCCGCCCGGGACAGCCTCAAGGTGCTCGGCCGGGTGCTGCTGTACGGGATCCTGCTCTTCGCCGCCGGTTTCATCCCGCTCGTCGGGCAGACCGTCGTCCCGGTCCTCGGCTTCTGCGTCTCCGGGTTCTTCCTGACCCAGGAGCTCACCTCCGTCGCCCTCCAGCGGCGCAAGGTGGACCTGCCCGAGCGGCTCGTGCTGCTGCGGTCGCGGCGGATGCTGGTCGTGGGCTTCGGGGCGCCGCTCGTGCTGGCGTTCCTGGTCCCGCTGGTCGCGGTGTTCCTGATGCCGGGCGCGGTGGCCGGCGCCACGCTGATGGCACGGGACCTGACGGGCGCCGACGAGGCCCCGCAGGGGCCGGCCGGAGCCGGATCAGGGCCCGGGGCCGGGCCCGGGGTCACGGCCGGCGGGTTCGGGCCGCCGCCGCCCGCTCACTCGTAG
- a CDS encoding organic hydroperoxide resistance protein, with the protein MSITQSDVAYTAVATAENGRDGRVATHDGQLEVVVNPPKELGGSGAGTNPEQLFAAGYSACFQGALGVVAKNVNADISGSTVTAEVGIGKNDEGFGLIVKISAVIPNVDAATAKELIEKAHEVCPYSKATRGNITVELAV; encoded by the coding sequence ATGTCCATCACGCAGTCCGACGTCGCGTACACCGCTGTCGCCACCGCCGAGAACGGCCGTGACGGCCGCGTCGCCACCCACGACGGCCAGCTCGAGGTCGTCGTGAACCCGCCGAAGGAGCTCGGCGGCAGCGGCGCCGGCACCAACCCGGAGCAGCTGTTCGCCGCCGGCTACAGCGCCTGCTTCCAGGGCGCCCTGGGTGTCGTCGCGAAGAACGTGAACGCCGACATCTCCGGCTCCACCGTCACCGCCGAGGTCGGCATCGGCAAGAACGACGAGGGCTTCGGCCTGATCGTCAAGATCTCCGCCGTGATCCCGAACGTGGACGCCGCCACCGCCAAGGAGCTCATCGAGAAGGCCCACGAGGTCTGCCCGTACTCCAAGGCCACCCGCGGCAACATCACCGTGGAGCTCGCCGTCTGA
- a CDS encoding NADP-dependent oxidoreductase yields MSQIPAVSREWHLVRRPQGWPVAEDFALREVPVSAEPAPGRILVRNLHMSVDPYMRGRMNDVKSYVPPFQLDEPMQGGAVGEVVASAAEGFAVGDHVLHHLGWREYADLDAKHATKVDVALAPLSAYLGVLGMPGLTAYAGLFEVGSFKEGDAVFVSGAAGAVGSLVGQFAKIKGASRVIGSAGSDEKVTLLTEKYGFDAAFNYKNGPVGEQLRAAAPSGIDVYFDNVGGDHLEAAISSLNVNGRATLCGAIAGYNDTEAAPGPRNLMQVIGKRLRLQGILVNDHAGLQPQFVQDVAGWLRSGELRYDETVVEGVENATSAFLGMLRGENTGKMIVSFTG; encoded by the coding sequence ATGTCCCAGATCCCTGCCGTCAGCCGCGAATGGCACCTCGTCCGTCGCCCGCAGGGCTGGCCCGTCGCCGAGGACTTCGCCCTGCGCGAGGTCCCCGTATCCGCCGAGCCCGCCCCCGGCCGGATCCTCGTGCGCAACCTCCACATGTCCGTGGACCCCTACATGCGCGGCCGGATGAACGACGTGAAGTCCTACGTCCCGCCCTTCCAGCTGGACGAGCCGATGCAGGGCGGCGCGGTCGGCGAGGTCGTCGCCTCCGCCGCCGAGGGCTTCGCCGTCGGTGACCACGTCCTGCACCACCTGGGCTGGCGCGAGTACGCGGACCTCGACGCGAAGCACGCCACCAAGGTCGACGTCGCGCTCGCCCCGCTCTCCGCCTACCTCGGCGTCCTCGGCATGCCGGGCCTGACCGCCTACGCCGGGCTCTTCGAGGTCGGCTCCTTCAAGGAGGGCGACGCCGTCTTCGTCTCCGGCGCGGCCGGTGCGGTCGGCAGCCTCGTCGGCCAGTTCGCGAAGATCAAGGGCGCCTCCCGGGTGATCGGCTCCGCCGGCTCCGACGAGAAGGTGACGCTCCTCACCGAGAAGTACGGCTTCGACGCCGCCTTCAACTACAAGAACGGCCCCGTAGGCGAGCAGCTGCGCGCAGCCGCCCCCAGCGGCATCGACGTCTACTTCGACAACGTCGGCGGGGACCACCTGGAGGCCGCGATCTCCTCCCTGAACGTGAACGGCCGGGCCACCCTGTGCGGCGCGATCGCCGGCTACAACGACACCGAGGCCGCCCCCGGCCCGCGCAACCTGATGCAGGTCATCGGCAAGCGGCTGCGCCTGCAGGGCATCCTCGTCAACGACCACGCCGGCCTCCAGCCGCAGTTCGTCCAGGACGTGGCCGGATGGCTGCGTTCCGGTGAGCTCCGGTACGACGAGACGGTGGTCGAGGGCGTCGAGAACGCGACCTCCGCCTTCCTCGGCATGCTGCGCGGCGAGAACACCGGAAAGATGATCGTTTCTTTCACCGGTTAG
- a CDS encoding MarR family winged helix-turn-helix transcriptional regulator, producing the protein MPSRRADPVTVEVVELIGDVVARYHLEYEHAAASHQLTGAQARVLNLLALEPLPMRRIAQKLRCEPSNVTGIVDRLETRGLVERRPDPADRRGKLAAPPEEGVQTADRLRESLDFAREPLAGLTAEERTALRDLLRRMLG; encoded by the coding sequence ATGCCCAGTCGTCGCGCAGACCCAGTGACCGTCGAGGTCGTCGAACTCATCGGCGACGTCGTGGCCCGCTACCACTTGGAGTACGAGCACGCGGCCGCCAGCCACCAGCTGACCGGCGCCCAGGCCCGGGTGCTGAACCTGCTGGCGCTGGAGCCGCTGCCGATGCGCCGGATCGCCCAGAAGCTGAGGTGTGAGCCGTCCAACGTGACCGGCATCGTGGACCGGCTGGAGACCCGCGGCCTGGTCGAACGCCGCCCGGACCCCGCGGACCGGCGGGGCAAGCTGGCGGCCCCCCCCGAGGAGGGGGTGCAGACGGCGGACCGGCTGCGCGAGTCGCTGGACTTCGCACGCGAACCGCTGGCCGGCCTGACGGCCGAGGAGCGGACCGCCCTGCGGGACCTGCTCAGGCGGATGCTGGGCTAG
- a CDS encoding SCO2400 family protein, with product MDYCPACRRHLNGALACAGCGTPAEYLMPAPPAATAAPAAAMADPAPQQSTPADVYADSLVVLSAPHERRPGARRRATHRRRRRTVLTMGLGLLVATAGSLAVARMATDGQRSDRAATVVLTDDGPQQPAPLPEASTPRAPAAVASGKASGAAKATGAASKSGAPAAEGSQGATQPAPSSSAPAPTTSGPASGTPSPRGSAKPTASGQPTPSGSATASPPAPAPPPPAPKPKPPKDCGFLGYLCWGD from the coding sequence ATGGACTACTGCCCCGCTTGTCGGAGGCACCTCAACGGCGCACTGGCGTGCGCCGGGTGCGGAACCCCGGCCGAATACCTGATGCCCGCGCCGCCTGCCGCGACCGCGGCGCCCGCTGCGGCGATGGCCGATCCCGCGCCGCAGCAGTCCACGCCGGCCGATGTGTACGCGGATTCGCTCGTCGTGCTGTCCGCGCCGCACGAGCGCCGGCCCGGTGCGCGCCGCCGCGCCACCCACCGCAGGCGCCGCCGGACCGTGCTGACCATGGGGCTCGGGCTGCTGGTCGCGACCGCCGGATCCCTGGCGGTGGCCAGGATGGCCACGGACGGGCAGCGCAGCGACCGGGCCGCCACGGTGGTGCTGACCGACGACGGCCCGCAGCAGCCCGCGCCGCTGCCGGAGGCCTCGACCCCGCGCGCCCCCGCGGCCGTGGCCTCGGGCAAGGCCTCCGGAGCCGCGAAGGCCACCGGGGCGGCTTCGAAGTCCGGCGCGCCCGCGGCGGAGGGCTCGCAGGGCGCCACCCAGCCGGCGCCCTCGTCGTCCGCCCCCGCCCCGACGACTTCGGGGCCGGCCTCCGGTACGCCCAGTCCGCGGGGCTCCGCGAAGCCGACCGCGTCGGGACAGCCGACGCCGAGCGGCTCCGCGACGGCGTCACCGCCCGCGCCCGCGCCCCCGCCGCCCGCCCCCAAGCCCAAGCCCCCGAAGGACTGCGGCTTCCTGGGCTACCTGTGCTGGGGTGACTAG
- a CDS encoding esterase/lipase family protein → MLTARQRLLALLTLCLALLAPLSAHAADRGTAAASDQASSRNPVIFVHGYNADPGVWGSLRGDLRAAGYADAELFSWGYDTHQSVNEVLAGRLGAYVEEVRRQTGAAKVDVVAHSFGSLVSRWYVKFGGGQTTVDHWVSLAGPNRGTSTAWACALWDQACRDMTPGSYVVKNLNAGDETPGAVAYATFWSNCDEVVNPDDSVPLTGAANTPVGCLKHNDLLGDDPTSAGVRAFLAS, encoded by the coding sequence ATGCTGACGGCCCGCCAGAGACTGCTGGCACTTCTGACGCTCTGCCTGGCGCTGCTGGCGCCCCTCTCCGCCCATGCCGCCGACCGGGGTACTGCCGCTGCCTCTGACCAGGCGTCATCGCGCAATCCGGTGATCTTCGTGCACGGCTACAACGCCGATCCGGGCGTCTGGGGGAGCCTGCGCGGAGACCTGAGGGCCGCCGGATACGCCGACGCGGAGCTCTTCTCCTGGGGCTACGACACCCACCAGTCGGTCAACGAGGTCCTCGCCGGGCGGCTCGGCGCGTACGTCGAGGAGGTCCGCCGGCAGACCGGCGCCGCCAAGGTCGACGTCGTCGCGCACTCCTTCGGCTCGCTGGTGAGCCGCTGGTACGTGAAGTTCGGCGGCGGCCAGACCACCGTGGACCACTGGGTATCCCTGGCCGGGCCCAACCGGGGCACCTCCACCGCCTGGGCCTGCGCCCTGTGGGACCAGGCGTGCCGGGACATGACCCCCGGCTCGTACGTGGTGAAGAACCTGAACGCCGGGGACGAGACCCCGGGCGCGGTCGCGTACGCCACCTTCTGGTCGAACTGCGACGAGGTCGTCAACCCGGACGACAGCGTCCCGCTGACCGGAGCCGCCAACACGCCGGTCGGCTGCCTGAAGCACAACGACCTGCTCGGCGACGACCCCACCTCGGCGGGCGTACGCGCCTTCCTCGCCTCCTAG